A genomic region of Manihot esculenta cultivar AM560-2 chromosome 15, M.esculenta_v8, whole genome shotgun sequence contains the following coding sequences:
- the LOC110602738 gene encoding ATP synthase subunit delta', mitochondrial, with product MFRQASRIFSRSINQQPKMMGRAFSTDVPATPTFDSTFVESWKKVVPNMEPPKTPSAFMTPRPSTPSSIPSKLTVNFVLPYASELSTKEVDMVIVPATTGQMGVLPGHVPTIAELKPGVLSVHEGNNVTKYFVSSGFTFVHANSVADIIAVEALPIDQIDPSLVQKGLSEFTQKLSSATTDLEKAEAQIGVDVHSALNSALTG from the exons ATGTTCCGCCAAGCATCTCGCATTTTCTCTCGATCCATCAATCAACAGCCAAAGATGATGGGTCGAGCCTTCTCGACGGATGTGCCAGCTACACCCACCTTCGATTCAACCTTCGTAGAATCATGGAAGAAGGTGGTACCCAACATGGAACCGCCCAAAACTCCATCTGCCTTCATGACGCCTCGTCCCTCCACTCCTTCTAGTATTCCTTCTAAGCTCACTGTCAATTTCGTGCTTCCCTATGCTTCTGAGCTCTCCACCAAGGAG GTTGACATGGTCATTGTACCTGCAACAACTGGACAAATGGGTGTTTTGCCAGGGCACGTACCTACAATTGCAGAATTGAAGCCTGGGGTCTTATCAGTGCATGAAGGCAACAATGTGACCAAATATTTCGTTAGCAGTGGATTTACTTTTGTCCATGCCAACTCTGTTGCTGATATAATTGCTGTCGAGGCTCTGCCAATTGACCAAATTGATCCAAGCTTAGTTCAAAAGGGACTGTCTGAGTTCACTCAGAAGCTCAGTTCAGCAACAACTGACTTGGAGAAAGCTGAGGCCCAGATTGGTGTTGATGTTCACAGTGCTCTGAACTCTGCTCTCACAGGCTAA
- the LOC110602758 gene encoding uncharacterized protein LOC110602758 yields the protein MAAPSPALTTASSDAVHTSATTITATLSSHRTDGPPKTLRGLNKPKCIQCGNVARSRCPYQSCKSCCSKAQNPCHIHVLKANATFPEKAPASSSSLFDQQSTEVSPASSSLRAASLRQLSNNFSQFNNLHASRSRKPLTRKEAATINEWRFSKLKEYRERNIEVENEAFDRYMQNINLLEEVFSVKSILESSTKGSIEDTSPSSNPRDATAEVDTETMMAGQNLELRFSPKKSENARKRIQEIVDAGLNKLQKHESNDGAKLNGDNELEKGSEKAKSLRADRASALNDLIEKLNKARNEEDLTSCLEMKAQLYSCHDQTEARDVEISNEESAANKVAPAKELDYLSQKLFRTVEIDQEALNSIAAHFSSLQKVANL from the exons ATGGCTGCTCCATCCCCAGCCCTAACCACTGCCAGCTCCGACGCCGTTCACACTTCCGCCACCACCATCACTGCCACCCTATCTTCGCACCGTACAGATGGGCCACCGAAGACACTCCGCGGTCTCAACAAACCCAAGTGTATTCAGTGCGGCAACGTCGCTCGCTCCAG GTGTCCCTACCAGTCATGCAAAAGTTgctgctcaaaagctcaaaatccaTGCCATATTCATG TTCTGAAAGCAAATGCCACTTTTCCAGAGAAGGCACCAGCTTCAAGCTCTTCTTTGTTTGATCAGCAGTCAACTGAAGTGTCTCCTGCATC GAGTTCACTAAGAGCTGCATCACTTAGACAGCTTTCTAACAATTTTTCTCAATTCAACAATTTGCATGCCTCCCGATCAAGGAAGCCATTAACCAGAAAG GAAGCTGCAACTATAAATGAATGGAGGTTTTCCAAGCTAAAGGAgtacagggaaagaaacattgAAGTGGAAAATGAAGCTTTTGACCGGTACATGCAGAATATTAACTTATTGGAGGAGGTATTTTCTGTGAAATCTATTCTAGAAAGCTCCACGAAAGGATCTATAGAGGACACTTCCCCTTCATCGAATCCCCGTGATGCTACTGCAGAAGTTGACACAGAAACGATGATGGCAGGGCAGAATTTGGAGCTCAGGTTTAGTCCTAAAAAAAGTGAGAATGCTCGAAAAAGGATACAAGAAATTGTTGATGCGGGTTTAAATAAGCTTCAGAAACATGAGTCCAATGATGGTGCTAAGCTGAATGGTGATAATGAGCTTGAGAAAGGGTCAGAAAAGGCAAAAAGTTTGCGGGCTGACAGGGCTTCAGCTTTAAATGATCTTATTGAGAAATTGAACAAAGCCCGAAATGAAGAGGATCTAACATCTTGCCTGGAAATGAAAGCCCAGCTGTACAGTTGCCATGATCAAACAGAAGCCAGAGATGTGGAGATATCCAATGAAGAGAGTGCCGCAAATAAGGTGGCACCTGCAAAAGAGTTGGATTATCTTTCGCAAAAATTGTTTAGAACAGTGGAAATTGATCAGGAAGCTCTCAACAGCATTGCTGCACATTTCTCTTCCCTACAAAAAGTAGCAAATTTATGA